In the genome of Kitasatospora cathayae, one region contains:
- a CDS encoding DUF6879 family protein produces MAEPTLEDLLRSSTRSALHLEMRDGYMRDDPLFLRWLSGRRDDPEDRSSWWSPWLQLVEETTTRGVEVRRARVISEPASEYIRFEHEITFRNIASGEQVRWLPRRQASDLALPGNDFWLIDGQHLLVHHFSGEGDFVEHEVSADPETVSLCASAFEAVWARAVPHEDFRLT; encoded by the coding sequence GTGGCGGAGCCCACGCTTGAGGACCTGCTGCGGAGCTCCACCCGCTCGGCACTCCATCTGGAGATGCGCGACGGATACATGCGCGACGACCCGTTGTTCCTCCGCTGGCTCAGCGGGCGACGCGACGATCCGGAGGACCGTTCGTCATGGTGGAGCCCTTGGTTGCAGCTGGTCGAGGAAACCACCACTCGCGGAGTCGAGGTACGACGAGCTCGCGTCATCTCCGAACCGGCAAGCGAGTACATCCGGTTCGAGCACGAGATCACGTTCCGAAACATCGCGTCCGGCGAGCAGGTCAGATGGCTCCCCCGCCGGCAGGCGTCGGATCTGGCGCTCCCCGGCAACGACTTCTGGCTCATCGACGGGCAGCACCTCCTGGTCCACCACTTCAGCGGCGAGGGCGACTTCGTGGAACACGAAGTCAGCGCTGACCCTGAGACCGTGAGTCTCTGCGCCTCGGCGTTCGAGGCCGTCTGGGCCCGCGCAGTACCCCACGAGGACTTCCGGCTGACCTGA
- a CDS encoding DUF397 domain-containing protein, which translates to MTTELAWLKSSYSGSEGGNCIEVASGLPGSVPVRDSKDPHGPALRFTPEAWQSFVAGIRSGDFPTHR; encoded by the coding sequence ATGACTACTGAACTGGCCTGGCTGAAGAGCAGCTACAGTGGCAGCGAAGGCGGAAACTGCATCGAAGTCGCCAGCGGCCTTCCGGGCTCCGTTCCCGTCCGCGACAGCAAAGACCCCCACGGCCCGGCCCTCCGCTTCACCCCCGAGGCCTGGCAGTCGTTCGTCGCCGGCATCCGCTCAGGCGACTTCCCCACCCACCGCTGA
- the tgmB gene encoding ATP-grasp ribosomal peptide maturase: MEPDGESVLVLTSRLDSTADLVVEHLNSRGVPVFRCDTAEFPTELSLIATLEDRWAGVLDNGHRTLDLSRVRSVYFRRPEEFRLPDGMSEAGRRFAAAQSRAGFVGVAVSLPCLWINHPARDLDANHKPWQLAVARRLGLNPPRSIITNDPEAARKFASDLDAPVITKSLGAPVDTVVIDPADLDDSVRLCAHLFQEWIDKAHEVRLTVVGDRFFPVEIHAGSEAARIDWRTDYNSLTYRPTTVPGPVRERVSTFMREFGLVFGAFDFVVTPAGDWRFLEVNPNGQWSWIEHRTGVPISRAIADLLEKGNTDE; the protein is encoded by the coding sequence ATGGAGCCTGACGGCGAGTCGGTACTGGTTCTCACGAGCCGGCTCGACTCGACTGCGGATCTGGTTGTGGAACACCTGAACAGTCGGGGCGTCCCCGTGTTCCGGTGCGACACCGCCGAGTTCCCTACCGAACTCAGCCTGATCGCGACACTGGAGGACCGGTGGGCCGGTGTGCTCGACAACGGGCACCGCACTCTGGACCTGTCCCGTGTCCGGTCGGTGTACTTCCGCAGGCCCGAAGAGTTCCGGCTGCCTGACGGCATGTCCGAGGCCGGGCGGCGGTTCGCCGCCGCCCAGTCCCGGGCCGGCTTCGTCGGCGTCGCCGTGTCTCTTCCCTGCCTGTGGATCAACCATCCCGCGCGGGACCTGGATGCCAACCACAAGCCCTGGCAACTCGCCGTCGCCCGACGTCTGGGACTGAATCCACCACGCAGCATCATCACCAACGACCCCGAGGCTGCCCGGAAGTTCGCCTCCGACCTCGACGCTCCGGTCATCACCAAGAGCCTCGGCGCGCCCGTGGACACGGTCGTCATCGACCCCGCAGACCTGGACGACTCCGTACGCCTATGCGCCCACCTCTTCCAGGAGTGGATCGACAAGGCCCACGAGGTCCGCCTGACCGTGGTCGGCGACCGCTTCTTCCCCGTCGAGATCCACGCCGGATCGGAGGCTGCCCGGATCGACTGGCGCACCGACTACAACAGCCTCACGTACCGGCCGACGACCGTCCCCGGCCCCGTGCGCGAGCGCGTGTCCACGTTCATGCGCGAGTTCGGACTCGTCTTCGGGGCCTTCGACTTCGTCGTCACGCCGGCCGGGGATTGGCGTTTCCTCGAGGTGAACCCCAACGGCCAGTGGTCATGGATCGAGCACAGAACCGGCGTACCCATCTCGCGCGCCATTGCGGATCTTCTGGAAAAGGGCAACACAGATGAGTGA
- the tgmA gene encoding putative ATP-grasp-modified RiPP yields MTATSIERQPFAMRYAARQTSEPADATGVTYDQELQIAVTSDGNPWAHTARGETSSNTNSDSRNDEGTDFY; encoded by the coding sequence ATGACCGCCACGTCCATCGAGCGGCAGCCGTTCGCCATGCGCTACGCCGCGCGGCAGACCAGCGAGCCCGCCGACGCCACCGGCGTCACGTACGACCAGGAGTTGCAGATCGCCGTCACCTCCGACGGCAACCCCTGGGCGCACACCGCCCGCGGCGAGACCAGCAGCAACACCAACTCCGACAGCAGGAACGACGAAGGCACCGACTTCTACTAG
- a CDS encoding SRPBCC family protein codes for MTVSTVVEAPAERVWELVGNFHALGDWHPHLPTSRLGNGPAGNAIGSVRVFELPDGVVLHETLLAYDDEARSYTYSFPDGTFHFDGYRATLRVTPVTELGASFVEWSVRYDIEAEHRKDSTERVHGVFTSGLAGLRERFAG; via the coding sequence TTGACGGTCAGCACAGTGGTGGAGGCCCCGGCCGAGCGGGTGTGGGAGCTGGTCGGCAACTTCCACGCCCTTGGCGACTGGCACCCCCACCTGCCGACGAGCCGGCTCGGCAACGGGCCGGCGGGCAACGCGATCGGCTCGGTCCGGGTCTTCGAACTGCCCGACGGCGTCGTGCTGCACGAGACGCTGCTCGCCTACGACGACGAGGCCCGCAGCTACACGTACAGCTTCCCGGACGGCACCTTCCACTTCGACGGCTACCGGGCCACCCTGCGGGTCACACCGGTGACCGAACTGGGCGCCAGCTTCGTGGAGTGGAGCGTCCGGTACGACATCGAGGCCGAGCACCGCAAGGACTCCACCGAGCGCGTGCACGGCGTCTTCACCTCCGGCCTGGCCGGCCTGCGCGAGCGCTTCGCAGGCTGA
- a CDS encoding GNAT family N-acetyltransferase, protein MNLRELTANDAHAVRRIYSGSSVRHLGRAAMEHTEAHQYVEQAVCWAQEHPRVHYILGIDVEGDLVGVVKLNATAGPAKLSYILREDTWGRGYATAAVVGVLAVAFDRLHLDSVVAKHRTANPASGRVLAKAGFARIDETEGSAYYAAVSCPFRCLRPIAPTTVLPMAHTPTEITADLVRRLLLEQHPDLADLPLRLGARGWDNQMWRLGDDLAVRLPWATDSASALLRKEHAWLPALPPGLSLPIPVPQRLGEPSERFPHPWLVTTWVPGTPADRAPVTRAATAARALAAFLTALHQPAPAEAPAGRDARGGPLAPHADQFIRGLSEATDMGLIPDPDAVRAVWDDAVTAPPWTGPALWIHGDLHPANVLTTDGTLCGVIDFGELCAGDPACDLAAPWNLLPDGGADLFHQAYEPAVDPATLRRACGWAVIRALGGILIGEAGRHNRPGGKATWGPPAHAALRRLVATAP, encoded by the coding sequence GTGAACCTCCGGGAGCTCACGGCGAACGACGCCCACGCCGTTCGCCGAATCTACAGCGGCAGCTCCGTGCGCCACCTCGGGCGCGCCGCGATGGAACACACCGAGGCACATCAGTACGTCGAACAAGCCGTCTGCTGGGCCCAAGAGCATCCACGCGTCCACTACATCCTCGGCATCGACGTGGAGGGCGACCTCGTCGGCGTCGTCAAGCTCAACGCCACGGCGGGCCCCGCCAAACTGAGCTACATCCTGCGCGAAGACACCTGGGGCCGTGGGTACGCCACCGCAGCCGTCGTCGGCGTACTTGCCGTCGCGTTCGACAGGCTGCACCTGGATTCCGTCGTCGCCAAGCACCGCACGGCCAACCCCGCCTCCGGCCGGGTGCTGGCCAAGGCCGGGTTCGCTCGCATCGACGAAACCGAAGGATCCGCGTACTACGCCGCCGTGAGCTGCCCGTTCCGATGCCTTCGCCCGATCGCCCCAACTACCGTTCTCCCCATGGCCCACACACCGACCGAGATCACTGCCGACCTGGTCCGCCGCCTCCTCCTCGAGCAGCACCCCGACCTCGCCGACCTCCCCCTCCGTCTCGGGGCGCGCGGCTGGGACAACCAGATGTGGCGGCTCGGCGACGACCTCGCCGTCCGGCTGCCCTGGGCGACCGACTCGGCAAGTGCCCTGCTGCGCAAGGAACACGCCTGGTTGCCGGCTCTCCCGCCAGGCCTCTCCCTCCCGATCCCGGTCCCGCAGCGCCTCGGCGAGCCCTCCGAACGATTCCCCCACCCCTGGCTGGTCACCACCTGGGTCCCGGGCACTCCCGCCGACCGCGCCCCGGTCACCCGCGCCGCGACTGCGGCCCGCGCCCTGGCCGCCTTCCTCACCGCCCTCCACCAACCCGCCCCCGCCGAAGCCCCCGCCGGGCGCGACGCACGCGGCGGCCCGCTGGCCCCGCACGCCGACCAGTTCATCCGGGGCCTTTCCGAGGCCACCGACATGGGGCTGATCCCCGACCCGGACGCCGTCCGCGCCGTCTGGGACGACGCTGTCACCGCACCGCCGTGGACCGGCCCGGCCCTCTGGATCCACGGCGACCTCCACCCCGCCAACGTCCTCACCACCGACGGCACCCTCTGCGGCGTGATCGACTTCGGCGAACTCTGCGCGGGTGACCCGGCCTGCGACCTCGCCGCCCCCTGGAACCTGCTCCCGGACGGCGGCGCCGACCTCTTCCACCAGGCCTACGAGCCGGCCGTCGACCCCGCCACCCTGCGCCGCGCCTGCGGCTGGGCCGTCATCCGCGCCCTCGGCGGCATCCTCATCGGCGAGGCGGGCCGCCACAACCGCCCTGGCGGCAAGGCAACTTGGGGACCACCCGCCCACGCCGCCCTGCGTCGCCTCGTCGCCACCGCACCTTGA
- a CDS encoding DUF5753 domain-containing protein — MSASSSVQQAKQALGQRLRDIRRDSGLNARALAAAAGWHESKCSKIQSGRVMPSEADIRIWTAICGVPEQAADLIATARNIEGMYIEWRRLERSGLKLAQESVRPLFERTRRFRMYQSWVIPGLLQTPAYTRAVLNTIVSLRSTPDDVDDAVAVRMERQKVLHTGNHRFAILVEEWVLRTVIGTPDILVGQLGHLITVSTLPSVSLRVIPLVSIRGSGWPVESFTMYDDAQVNVELVSAHLTITQPAEIAEYSQAFSELASIAVYGPEARSLITSAVNALG, encoded by the coding sequence GTGTCCGCGTCATCCAGCGTCCAGCAGGCCAAGCAGGCTCTAGGCCAGCGTCTGCGCGATATCCGGCGAGATTCCGGACTCAACGCGCGGGCGCTGGCCGCAGCTGCTGGGTGGCACGAATCCAAGTGCTCCAAGATCCAGAGCGGTCGCGTGATGCCATCGGAAGCCGACATAAGGATCTGGACTGCCATCTGCGGCGTTCCCGAACAGGCAGCGGACCTCATCGCGACTGCCCGCAACATCGAGGGCATGTACATCGAATGGCGCCGCCTCGAACGGTCAGGCCTCAAACTGGCACAGGAATCCGTGCGCCCCCTCTTCGAACGAACACGCCGATTCCGCATGTACCAGTCGTGGGTCATCCCCGGCCTACTCCAAACACCGGCATATACGCGCGCCGTGCTCAACACGATCGTGTCGCTGCGCAGCACTCCCGACGACGTCGATGACGCCGTCGCAGTTCGGATGGAGCGGCAGAAGGTGCTGCACACCGGAAATCATCGCTTCGCCATCCTGGTTGAGGAGTGGGTACTTCGAACGGTCATCGGCACCCCAGACATCCTCGTCGGGCAACTCGGCCATCTGATAACTGTCAGTACACTGCCGTCCGTCAGCCTCAGGGTCATCCCGCTGGTCTCAATCAGAGGCTCGGGATGGCCGGTTGAGTCCTTCACGATGTACGACGACGCGCAGGTGAACGTCGAACTCGTCTCCGCCCACCTCACCATCACCCAGCCCGCCGAGATCGCCGAGTACAGCCAGGCGTTCTCCGAACTTGCGAGCATCGCGGTCTACGGGCCCGAAGCGAGATCACTCATCACCAGCGCCGTCAACGCGCTTGGGTGA
- a CDS encoding helix-turn-helix domain-containing protein: MDSPTVLRRRLGSELRRLRDRAGLQAKAVADELGFSATKVSRIESGQTTLKESDVRAMLELYGVSDAAELRQFISLTRRSTQRGWWHDYGDTLPDWFQTYVGLEADAARIRGYEVELVPGLFQTADYARAMFGVSPANLRPEEIERRVRLRIQRQEVFHRQDPPDVRVILSESAFRRPVGGPAVMHSQVEHLIALSEKPCVTIQVLPFNYGPHPSMSTAFNILSFADVPGDIVYVEALTSSLYLERDDDIAHHERVFEQLTTAAISPDDSRTWMQELAIKGYGHDY; encoded by the coding sequence GTGGACAGTCCAACCGTGCTGCGCCGTAGGCTCGGCTCCGAGCTGCGACGATTGCGCGATCGGGCCGGGCTTCAGGCCAAGGCCGTTGCGGACGAGCTCGGGTTCAGTGCGACCAAGGTGTCGCGGATCGAGTCAGGTCAGACAACCCTGAAGGAATCCGACGTTCGCGCGATGCTCGAACTGTACGGCGTCAGCGACGCAGCCGAACTGCGCCAGTTCATCTCCCTGACGCGTCGCAGCACGCAACGCGGCTGGTGGCACGACTACGGCGACACCCTGCCGGACTGGTTCCAGACCTACGTGGGCCTTGAGGCCGACGCCGCGCGGATTCGGGGCTACGAAGTCGAGTTGGTGCCCGGACTGTTTCAGACGGCCGACTATGCCCGAGCCATGTTCGGTGTCTCACCTGCGAATCTGCGCCCGGAGGAGATCGAGCGCCGCGTCAGGCTGCGCATTCAGCGGCAGGAGGTGTTTCACCGGCAGGATCCGCCTGACGTGAGGGTCATCCTGAGCGAATCAGCTTTTCGCAGGCCAGTCGGTGGACCCGCAGTCATGCACAGCCAGGTGGAGCACCTCATAGCACTCTCGGAGAAGCCCTGCGTCACGATCCAGGTCCTTCCGTTCAACTATGGTCCTCATCCCTCCATGAGCACGGCGTTTAACATCCTCTCCTTCGCTGATGTGCCGGGCGACATCGTCTACGTCGAGGCATTGACGAGCAGCCTCTACTTGGAGAGGGACGACGACATCGCCCATCACGAGCGGGTCTTCGAGCAGCTGACGACCGCCGCGATCAGCCCGGACGACTCCAGGACATGGATGCAGGAGCTAGCAATCAAGGGATACGGACATGACTACTGA
- a CDS encoding protein kinase family protein — MGDITPCPDEAVKAAEAICGPVALAEITDRRGSAVWKATGAAATVAIKAGYGEGAELTARESAVLDQLPGYTVTSGRHWYVTPWLTGPSTWDLFEPIRNGGGAYERALCGAVDLCQAVARLHASGWVHGDLQPAHCIHTDHGARLLDLSWAWSPDFPPSPVFQGGITHLVAPELAALVESGVRPVRTTVESDAYALAGTLWTCATGRWPLDYDAGGIGPDAGPSARRAAIATGMLPLRSDEPWPTFQAVLQPVLRAPAHSRPTAAELASALGRL; from the coding sequence ATGGGCGACATCACTCCCTGCCCCGACGAAGCGGTGAAGGCCGCCGAGGCCATCTGCGGTCCGGTCGCCCTCGCGGAGATCACCGACCGGCGCGGCTCTGCCGTCTGGAAGGCGACCGGGGCTGCGGCCACGGTCGCGATCAAGGCCGGATACGGCGAGGGCGCGGAGCTCACGGCGCGGGAAAGCGCCGTTCTGGACCAACTTCCCGGCTACACCGTCACCAGCGGCCGGCACTGGTACGTCACCCCCTGGCTCACCGGCCCCTCGACCTGGGACCTCTTCGAACCGATCCGGAACGGCGGCGGTGCGTACGAGAGAGCCCTCTGCGGAGCCGTCGATCTCTGCCAGGCCGTCGCCAGATTGCATGCGTCCGGGTGGGTACACGGCGATCTCCAACCCGCTCACTGCATCCACACCGACCACGGCGCGCGGCTGCTCGACCTGTCCTGGGCCTGGTCGCCGGACTTCCCCCCGTCTCCGGTCTTCCAGGGCGGCATCACCCACCTGGTAGCCCCGGAACTGGCTGCCCTGGTCGAGTCCGGTGTGCGCCCGGTGCGGACGACCGTCGAATCCGACGCCTACGCCCTCGCGGGCACACTCTGGACGTGTGCCACAGGCCGGTGGCCGCTCGACTACGACGCCGGCGGAATCGGCCCGGATGCCGGCCCCTCCGCCCGCCGTGCCGCCATCGCCACCGGCATGCTTCCGCTCCGCTCCGACGAGCCCTGGCCGACCTTTCAAGCCGTGCTTCAGCCGGTCCTTCGCGCACCCGCCCACAGTAGGCCCACGGCCGCCGAACTCGCCTCGGCACTGGGCCGGTTGTGA
- a CDS encoding rRNA adenine N-6-methyltransferase family protein, producing the protein MSDTLNRTEETARALRVALADKLQRDGSLRTPQWRDAVLAVPRHALLPSFYTTADGADGITRYTAVSRDTDAQRWLRLAYENTTWVTQLDHGTTKPTGEPCTGTPTSSSTLPGVVVRMLEELDVQDQMKVLEVGTGTGYSTALLCARLGDRYVTSVEHDAALSAADGERLASVGYRPRLVVGDGAEGSPDGGPYGRIIATYSPSRVPSAWLAQALPGAVILVSLVGSLDAYGYVKLHVSDGEAQGRFLNSDVSFMPSRETLRPAIGPLMRAAVQARDKATGLDPAIHPDLLDDPAFLWSAQLAMPGTTRLRLAADRVAGQWFLHPDGSWAVLESWNDGTTRAFQGGPRALWTELEASASTWLSNGRPGLERYGLTVTPEANTVWLDDPGNPIGVLRE; encoded by the coding sequence ATGAGTGACACCCTGAACAGGACCGAGGAGACGGCGCGCGCACTGCGCGTCGCATTGGCGGACAAGCTGCAGCGCGACGGCTCACTGCGCACCCCGCAGTGGCGCGACGCGGTGCTGGCCGTGCCCCGCCACGCCCTCCTGCCGAGCTTCTACACCACCGCGGACGGAGCGGACGGCATCACCCGATATACCGCCGTCAGCCGGGACACCGACGCACAGAGGTGGCTGCGGCTCGCCTACGAGAACACCACGTGGGTCACCCAGCTCGACCACGGCACCACCAAGCCGACCGGCGAGCCCTGCACCGGGACCCCCACCAGCTCCTCGACGCTACCCGGCGTCGTCGTACGAATGCTCGAAGAGCTCGACGTCCAGGACCAGATGAAGGTCCTCGAAGTCGGAACCGGTACCGGCTACTCCACCGCGCTGCTGTGCGCCCGCCTCGGCGACCGGTACGTGACCAGCGTCGAGCACGACGCCGCACTTTCCGCCGCAGACGGCGAACGGCTCGCTTCCGTCGGCTACCGGCCCCGCCTGGTCGTCGGCGACGGCGCCGAGGGCAGCCCGGACGGCGGCCCGTACGGCCGGATCATCGCCACGTACTCGCCCAGCCGTGTCCCGTCCGCATGGCTGGCCCAGGCGCTCCCCGGCGCGGTCATCCTGGTGTCGCTGGTCGGCAGCCTCGACGCCTACGGCTACGTGAAACTGCACGTCAGCGACGGCGAAGCGCAGGGCCGCTTCCTCAACTCCGACGTCTCGTTCATGCCCTCCCGCGAGACTCTGCGGCCCGCGATCGGGCCCCTCATGCGCGCCGCCGTCCAGGCCCGCGACAAGGCCACCGGCCTCGACCCGGCCATCCACCCCGACCTCCTGGACGACCCGGCGTTCCTGTGGAGCGCCCAACTCGCCATGCCGGGCACGACCCGGCTGCGCCTGGCAGCCGACCGCGTCGCAGGCCAGTGGTTCCTCCATCCCGACGGTTCATGGGCCGTACTGGAGAGCTGGAACGACGGCACCACACGCGCCTTCCAAGGCGGCCCACGCGCCCTCTGGACGGAGCTCGAGGCTTCCGCCTCGACGTGGTTGTCCAACGGACGCCCCGGGCTGGAGCGTTACGGACTCACGGTGACCCCGGAGGCGAACACGGTCTGGCTGGACGACCCCGGCAACCCGATCGGCGTTCTCCGAGAGTGA